A single region of the Zygotorulaspora mrakii chromosome 4, complete sequence genome encodes:
- the VMA8 gene encoding H(+)-transporting V1 sector ATPase subunit D (similar to Saccharomyces cerevisiae VMA8 (YEL051W); ancestral locus Anc_5.518) produces the protein MSGTREQVFPTRMTLGLMKTKLKGANQGYSLLKRKSEALTKRFRDITKRIDDAKQKMGRVMQTAAFSLAEVSYATGENIGYQVQESVYNARFKVKARQENVSGVYLPQFEAYIDSSINDFKLTGLGRGGQQVQRAKEIYSKAVETLVELASLQTAFIILDEVIKVTNRRVNAIEHVIIPRTENTIAYINSELDELDREEFYRLKKVQEKKQIETARIDEEMKQAKLAEQNGNNDTDLGDEKLSSEQNSETQGVAATPKGSPSADLIQEQEDDVIF, from the coding sequence ATGTCTGGTACCAGAGAACAGGTATTTCCCACGCGTATGACGCTTGGGCTAATGAAGACCAAATTGAAGGGAGCCAACCAAGGTTACTCACTTTTAAAGCGTAAATCGGAGGCTTTGACCAAGAGATTTCGTGATATTACCAAGCGGATTGACGATGCCAAGCAAAAAATGGGTCGCGTAATGCAGACTGCTGCATTCTCTCTAGCTGAGGTTTCATATGCGACCGGTGAAAACATCGGCTATCAGGTTCAAGAAAGCGTCTACAATGCTAGATTCAAGGTCAAGGCACGTCAAGAAAACGTTAGTGGTGTGTATTTACCGCAGTTCGAAGCGTATATTGATTCAAGTattaatgatttcaaattgacCGGTTTAGGTCGTGGTGGCCAACAAGTTCAGCGtgcaaaagaaatctaTTCCAAGGCAGTAGAGACTTTAGTAGAGTTGGCTTCATTGCAGACTGCATTTATTATATTGGATGAAGTTATCAAAGTCACTAATAGAAGAGTTAATGCCATCGAGCACGTAATTATTCCAAGGACTGAGAATACTATCGCTTACATTAATAGTGAACTGGATGAATTGGATAGAGAAGAATTTTATAGATTAAAGAAAGTCcaagagaaaaaacaaatagaAACTGCTCGGATAGATGAGGAGATGAAACAGGCTAAATTGGCCGAACAGAATGGAAATAATGATACCGATCTGGGTGACGAGAAATTGTCGAGTGAACAAAATAGTGAGACGCAAGGAGTTGCCGCAACTCCAAAAGGTTCACCATCGG